From Ardenticatenales bacterium, one genomic window encodes:
- a CDS encoding ABC transporter permease: MKRNGARLETVRYTMSAVWAETWLRLVNMSRYPGQVAMQIIVPIVFAAMPMLMGRAAAGENAGTNFAANTGTTNYVAFLLIGSNIFSIVSSAFWHIANWVRFEQETGTLEAVYLTPTRSIALASGVAIYSAIRGVGSGLVAYIIGCLIFRVNPFQGDVFIALLFIFVGLIPLYGFTLLFGALVLRVKESNALIGLMQWVVSFLMGVFYPVTVLPPFLRLAAQLFPPTWMVNGVRSSLLGVGFFLQTWYLDFAVLWAFLLFTPLFGAWVFGRVESGLRRNEGIGTF; the protein is encoded by the coding sequence ATGAAACGCAATGGGGCGCGTCTGGAAACGGTGCGATACACGATGTCGGCGGTGTGGGCGGAGACGTGGCTGCGCCTGGTGAATATGTCGCGCTATCCGGGACAGGTGGCGATGCAGATTATTGTGCCGATTGTGTTCGCGGCGATGCCTATGTTGATGGGACGGGCGGCGGCGGGAGAAAATGCCGGCACAAACTTCGCCGCCAACACCGGAACCACCAACTACGTCGCCTTCCTCCTCATTGGCTCCAACATCTTCTCCATCGTCTCCAGCGCCTTCTGGCACATCGCCAACTGGGTCCGCTTCGAACAAGAAACCGGCACACTGGAAGCCGTCTACCTCACCCCCACCCGTAGCATCGCCCTCGCCTCCGGCGTCGCCATCTACAGCGCCATTCGCGGCGTCGGCTCCGGGCTGGTCGCCTACATCATCGGCTGCCTCATCTTCCGCGTCAACCCATTCCAGGGAGACGTCTTCATCGCCCTGCTGTTCATCTTCGTGGGCCTGATCCCCCTCTACGGCTTCACCCTCCTGTTTGGGGCGCTGGTGCTGCGCGTCAAGGAATCCAACGCCCTCATCGGCCTGATGCAGTGGGTCGTCAGCTTCCTCATGGGCGTCTTCTACCCCGTGACCGTGCTGCCACCGTTTTTGCGGCTGGCGGCGCAGCTTTTCCCCCCCACCTGGATGGTCAACGGCGTGCGGTCTTCTCTGCTGGGCGTGGGCTTCTTCTTGCAGACGTGGTACCTGGATTTTGCCGTCCTGTGGGCATTTCTGCTGTTCACCCCCCTGTTTGGAGCCTGGGTTTTTGGCCGCGTGGAGTCCGGGCTGCGGCGCAACGAAGGCATCGGCACATTTTGA
- a CDS encoding ABC transporter ATP-binding protein has product MFKSERKEVPALQDVSLEIKPGEVFGLLGPNGAGKTTLIKCLTTLLLPSGGAAWINGYQLTRDDNAIRASVGCMLMGERGLYWKLTGRENLIFFGALYHLSPNQRKKRADDIIERLSLGEYADRAVETYSSGQKMKLAFGKALINDAPILVLDEPTNTLDVPSARELRATVRALNQEGKTIIYTTHIMAEAETLCHRVAIIDHGRVIALGDVPALKQSLQRDNIIRLEGVISNEAMRAVRQLPGINHVALAAANGHTQMTVVAANQAVILPRLVETLGSHGAVLQKITPEEVTLEDVFIAHTGRTLADDTRKK; this is encoded by the coding sequence TTGTTTAAGTCGGAACGGAAGGAAGTGCCGGCATTACAAGACGTATCCCTGGAGATCAAACCCGGTGAAGTATTCGGCCTGCTCGGTCCGAACGGTGCCGGCAAAACCACCCTCATCAAATGCCTCACCACGCTCCTTCTCCCCAGTGGTGGCGCGGCATGGATCAATGGTTACCAACTCACCCGTGACGACAACGCCATTCGCGCCAGCGTCGGTTGTATGCTCATGGGTGAGCGGGGCCTTTACTGGAAGCTCACCGGGCGCGAAAACCTGATCTTCTTTGGCGCGCTCTATCATCTCTCCCCAAACCAGCGAAAGAAACGCGCCGACGACATCATCGAACGGCTGAGTTTGGGCGAGTACGCCGACCGCGCCGTGGAAACCTACTCCTCGGGACAAAAGATGAAACTCGCCTTTGGCAAGGCGCTGATCAACGACGCCCCCATTCTCGTGCTAGACGAACCCACCAACACCCTGGACGTGCCCTCGGCGCGGGAACTGCGAGCGACCGTGCGCGCCCTCAACCAGGAAGGCAAAACCATCATCTACACGACGCACATCATGGCGGAAGCGGAGACGCTCTGCCATCGGGTGGCGATCATTGATCATGGCCGGGTGATTGCGTTGGGAGATGTGCCGGCATTAAAGCAATCCTTGCAGCGCGACAACATCATCCGTCTTGAGGGCGTCATCTCCAACGAAGCGATGCGCGCCGTGCGCCAACTGCCGGGCATCAACCACGTAGCCCTGGCCGCCGCCAATGGGCACACGCAAATGACGGTCGTGGCCGCCAATCAAGCCGTGATTCTACCCCGCCTGGTGGAAACGCTTGGTTCCCATGGCGCGGTGCTGCAAAAAATCACGCCCGAAGAAGTCACCCTGGAAGACGTGTTCATCGCCCACACAGGCCGCACCCTGGCCGACGACACGCGCAAAAAGTAG
- a CDS encoding tetratricopeptide repeat protein: MSDMNKWRERQRQIRLANALHWIETLKASDDMRAKVIAEYDNLLHSLEGLLLEPAHFHVAYDFIQLLFPVIFGYADWGRWDKYLTDALAWSQQAGSPEKEATLCEQLGDLRRHRNALDEAAAAYRQALTLFQQVDDQPAYAGTVAKLASLYEAQGNVAEAQTLCAEIAPLAQTTSNQRVIAHLHMTKSQIHIQLRQWEQGAQAAQIARVAYKEAANSLAEARAMCNVVACWANMGLWEQAQEVSGEIMAVFTHAAALADLIRLKNNLGVIAYKQQMFDVAEKTWQEALSLTSQTQESEMMPLLLNNLGMVYRDMGEWETGRRMLEQSAAAFDLLGNLAGWGNAQDNLAELYEMQGDWDICRHLSQQTLDRLTPYTHESPFSQLIASLQQRLDRLPPG; encoded by the coding sequence ATGAGTGACATGAACAAATGGCGAGAACGACAGCGACAGATACGGCTCGCCAATGCTTTGCACTGGATAGAGACATTAAAGGCCAGCGATGACATGCGCGCAAAGGTTATCGCCGAATACGACAACCTTCTGCACAGTCTGGAAGGGCTGTTGTTGGAGCCTGCTCACTTTCATGTCGCCTATGATTTTATCCAATTGTTGTTTCCCGTCATCTTTGGCTACGCGGATTGGGGACGCTGGGATAAATATCTGACGGATGCTTTGGCGTGGAGTCAACAAGCAGGGTCGCCGGAAAAGGAAGCGACGCTGTGCGAGCAGTTAGGCGATCTGCGCCGCCATCGGAATGCACTGGACGAGGCGGCGGCGGCGTATCGGCAGGCGCTGACCTTGTTTCAGCAGGTTGACGACCAACCAGCCTACGCGGGCACGGTGGCGAAACTGGCAAGCCTGTACGAGGCGCAGGGAAATGTGGCTGAGGCCCAGACGCTGTGCGCGGAAATTGCGCCACTGGCGCAAACCACGTCCAATCAACGTGTGATTGCGCACCTGCATATGACCAAGAGCCAGATTCACATCCAATTGCGGCAGTGGGAACAGGGCGCGCAGGCGGCGCAAATCGCGCGCGTGGCGTACAAGGAGGCGGCAAACTCGTTAGCCGAGGCGCGGGCGATGTGCAATGTGGTTGCCTGCTGGGCGAATATGGGGTTGTGGGAGCAGGCGCAGGAGGTGTCGGGGGAGATTATGGCGGTTTTTACGCACGCGGCAGCTTTGGCGGATCTGATCAGGTTGAAAAACAATCTGGGAGTGATTGCCTACAAGCAGCAGATGTTTGACGTGGCGGAAAAGACGTGGCAGGAGGCGCTCAGCCTGACATCACAGACGCAAGAGTCAGAGATGATGCCCCTTCTCCTGAACAATCTGGGGATGGTGTATCGGGATATGGGGGAATGGGAGACGGGGCGGAGGATGTTGGAACAGTCGGCGGCGGCGTTTGATCTGTTGGGGAATCTGGCCGGTTGGGGAAATGCGCAAGATAATCTGGCGGAGTTGTATGAGATGCAGGGGGATTGGGATATATGCCGGCATTTATCCCAACAAACACTTGACCGACTGACCCCCTACACCCATGAATCCCCCTTCTCACAGCTTATCGCTTCCCTTCAGCAGCGCCTTGACCGCCTGCCCCCAGGTTGA
- a CDS encoding DJ-1/PfpI family protein — MLKKNQMHSFLLIDDGFDELEVVYLLHTFRRAGLSIKSVSLGNKLVYSQHGVAIKADHCLVDEPVRPNDATMLILPARGYNGESLRRDARVKSLIQSVTTDNGLVAVTDEASPLAKDLGEWLPQVTCQPQSGQGLIEFVNGLADRIGLGTL; from the coding sequence ATGCTCAAAAAGAACCAAATGCACAGCTTCTTGCTTATTGATGATGGATTTGACGAACTGGAAGTGGTTTACTTGCTGCACACATTCAGGCGGGCCGGGCTGTCGATAAAGAGTGTCAGTCTTGGCAACAAGCTGGTATATAGCCAGCACGGCGTGGCGATCAAGGCGGACCACTGCCTGGTGGACGAGCCAGTACGCCCCAATGATGCCACGATGTTGATTTTGCCGGCACGTGGCTACAACGGTGAATCCCTGCGCCGAGATGCCCGCGTCAAATCATTGATTCAATCCGTCACCACCGACAACGGCCTCGTCGCTGTCACGGACGAGGCAAGTCCTCTGGCCAAAGATTTAGGTGAGTGGCTCCCACAGGTAACATGCCAACCACAATCGGGTCAGGGATTGATCGAATTCGTCAATGGGCTGGCTGATCGCATTGGCCTGGGCACATTGTAA
- a CDS encoding FAD-dependent thymidylate synthase, with protein MATARTCYSPNGLVLPEDVSLKPDLRDRIATTIYQAGHHTTLQHAHVQFGLENVSRHFIWSFLHAHPFYNSEQVSQRYVRVEPRQMAVPPLTGAALTVYRQTMQRQIDAYQALIDLLTPTVTHFYFQTFPQRAPAARRDSQAHPLARRWIPKKSMEVARYVLPVATFAYLYHTVSVLTLLRYYRLCRQFDTPHETRIVVQGMVDALLALDPQLNKILEEPLPLEQTLEYQFWQSASWPATASAPAFRQEFDAELGDHVSKLVSWKQDNETLLAQSVREVLGLPRAALNDAAAIALVLDPRQNPYFGESLNVTTLSKLTRTLHHPGYTFRKKLSHTADSQDQRHRTTPASRPLLSAYLGDDPDFITPALLWHNDTARALYDETMARTWEGIHALRRLGVPDEYAAYLLPNGVAIRFSESADLLALHHKLRLRLCYNAQEEIFAASQDEALQIAAINPTIGQYLGAPCTLRHAATARPICPEGDRYCGVPVWRLAVADYDRVL; from the coding sequence GTGGCCACCGCGCGCACCTGCTATTCCCCCAATGGCCTGGTCCTCCCGGAAGATGTCAGCCTGAAACCCGACCTGCGCGACCGGATTGCCACCACCATTTACCAGGCCGGTCACCATACTACCTTGCAGCACGCGCACGTCCAGTTTGGCCTGGAAAACGTCAGCCGTCATTTCATCTGGTCTTTTTTGCACGCGCACCCCTTTTACAACAGCGAGCAAGTGAGCCAGCGATACGTGCGTGTCGAACCGCGCCAGATGGCCGTGCCCCCGCTAACCGGTGCGGCGCTGACTGTCTATAGGCAGACGATGCAGCGGCAAATAGATGCCTATCAGGCGCTCATTGACCTGCTCACCCCCACCGTGACGCATTTTTACTTCCAGACGTTTCCCCAGCGCGCCCCTGCCGCGCGCCGCGATTCTCAGGCGCACCCCCTGGCGCGCCGCTGGATACCCAAGAAGAGCATGGAAGTGGCGCGTTACGTGCTGCCCGTCGCCACGTTTGCCTACCTTTATCATACGGTGAGCGTATTGACTCTGCTGCGGTACTATCGTTTGTGCCGGCAATTTGACACACCCCATGAGACGCGCATTGTCGTGCAAGGTATGGTAGATGCCCTGCTGGCCCTCGATCCGCAATTAAACAAAATACTGGAAGAGCCGCTCCCCCTGGAACAAACCCTCGAATATCAATTTTGGCAGTCCGCGTCATGGCCCGCGACAGCCAGTGCCCCCGCGTTTCGCCAGGAGTTTGATGCCGAACTGGGCGATCACGTCAGCAAGCTGGTTTCCTGGAAACAGGACAACGAAACCCTGCTGGCTCAATCCGTGCGTGAGGTTTTGGGGCTGCCCCGCGCCGCACTCAATGACGCGGCGGCCATCGCCCTGGTGCTGGATCCGCGCCAAAATCCTTACTTTGGCGAATCTTTGAATGTGACCACGTTGAGCAAGCTCACCCGCACCTTGCACCACCCCGGCTACACCTTTCGCAAGAAGCTCTCCCACACCGCGGACAGCCAGGATCAGCGTCATCGCACGACGCCCGCCAGCCGCCCGCTGCTCTCCGCCTACCTGGGGGATGACCCAGACTTCATCACGCCCGCGCTGCTATGGCACAACGATACCGCCCGCGCGCTGTATGACGAGACCATGGCGCGCACCTGGGAAGGGATTCACGCCCTGCGTCGCCTGGGCGTGCCTGATGAATATGCTGCCTACTTGCTGCCCAATGGGGTGGCAATCCGCTTCAGTGAAAGCGCCGATCTCCTGGCGCTGCACCACAAACTGCGCCTGCGCCTTTGTTACAATGCGCAGGAAGAGATTTTTGCCGCCAGCCAGGATGAGGCGCTGCAAATCGCGGCCATCAACCCGACCATTGGGCAATATCTGGGCGCGCCATGTACGCTGCGCCATGCAGCTACGGCGCGCCCCATTTGTCCTGAAGGGGATCGTTACTGTGGGGTTCCGGTGTGGAGACTGGCCGTGGCCGACTACGACCGCGTCCTGTAG
- a CDS encoding SufE family protein, protein MSDLPARLAEIVEDFSDCQGREKLEYLLEFAERLPDVPARLHALQDDAHQVHECITPIWLYAEENAGKFHFYFDVPQESPTVRGFASIMQEGAQDLTREQLLAIPFDFYYQMGLQEVLSSQRLNGIGAILHHMKQQVTKTGAS, encoded by the coding sequence ATGAGTGATTTGCCGGCACGACTGGCCGAGATTGTCGAGGATTTTAGCGACTGCCAGGGACGGGAGAAACTGGAGTATCTGCTTGAATTTGCGGAGCGGCTGCCGGATGTGCCGGCACGATTGCACGCGCTGCAGGATGATGCGCACCAGGTGCATGAGTGCATCACGCCAATCTGGTTGTATGCGGAAGAAAATGCCGGCAAATTCCATTTCTACTTCGACGTCCCCCAAGAATCGCCAACAGTGCGCGGCTTTGCCTCAATCATGCAAGAAGGCGCGCAAGACCTGACCCGCGAGCAACTGCTGGCCATCCCCTTTGATTTCTATTACCAAATGGGACTGCAAGAAGTCCTCTCCAGCCAACGATTGAATGGGATCGGCGCCATTCTGCACCACATGAAGCAGCAGGTCACCAAAACGGGAGCATCATAA
- a CDS encoding ABC transporter permease: protein MLRYPVEFVASFGQIFLIIAVLTVAGAMFSPNGLENRGATASQTSGLVVYGFVLFMYLSDTLWAIGYNVRREQKQGTLEQLYLSPASKLASLSARVTITLFWTGLLSVCAGLLMQAMIGRLPFHNPLLGLYVLAMALLGTFGTGFAFAAWTLRIKDTAETLANLFQFVFIVLCAPFFPFAALPAFLQPIVRLIPLSYGVDAFRATMMGFPAGYPELAPFGVELVIVTVFGMGMPAFGFWLYQRAEDRARRTGSLSEY from the coding sequence ATGCTACGCTATCCGGTGGAGTTTGTGGCCAGTTTTGGGCAGATTTTCCTGATCATTGCCGTGCTGACGGTTGCCGGGGCCATGTTTTCACCGAATGGATTGGAGAACCGGGGCGCGACGGCGTCGCAGACGTCCGGGCTGGTGGTGTATGGGTTCGTGTTGTTTATGTATTTGAGCGACACGTTGTGGGCCATTGGCTACAACGTGCGGCGGGAGCAGAAACAGGGAACGCTGGAGCAGCTTTATCTCAGTCCGGCTTCGAAGCTGGCCAGCCTTTCGGCGCGGGTGACAATTACGCTATTCTGGACGGGATTGCTGTCGGTGTGCGCGGGGTTGTTGATGCAGGCGATGATTGGACGGCTGCCGTTTCACAATCCGCTGTTGGGGCTGTATGTGTTGGCGATGGCGCTGCTGGGGACGTTTGGCACGGGGTTTGCTTTTGCCGCCTGGACGCTGCGGATCAAGGACACGGCGGAGACGCTGGCGAATCTGTTTCAGTTTGTGTTTATTGTGCTGTGCGCGCCGTTTTTTCCGTTTGCGGCGCTGCCGGCATTTTTGCAACCCATTGTGCGCCTCATTCCTCTCTCCTATGGCGTGGATGCGTTTCGCGCCACGATGATGGGGTTCCCCGCCGGGTATCCCGAACTGGCTCCGTTCGGCGTGGAGTTGGTGATTGTGACGGTGTTTGGGATGGGAATGCCGGCATTCGGCTTCTGGCTCTACCAGCGGGCGGAAGACCGCGCGCGGCGTACCGGCAGCTTGTCGGAATATTGA
- a CDS encoding GNAT family N-acetyltransferase, which yields MLHLILPRESYPDMITILPSRQNAGRHGVRPINLRQDTRQILQLLDLTFSAELDTENRRALQRSLTMVSQPWYQPLVPAPGTAMPGFVWEEAGQVVGNVSMMETRQPGRFIIANVAVHPDWRRRGIAAEMMQAALDYLRNRRAHVVVLQVKQHNAPARNLYLRLGFAEIGAITGWMAASSHIRPLPLYSGGPTIRALRRREWRAAYTLDAASMPADLHWPDPLAADAYKTGFWPSLRGFFNGRQGEYWVTSNSEDRLTGLASIISEWQRPHLLTIRVHPDSRGQLERHLLAKLLRRLDYLPQRRVRLDHPAEDALMNQMLQEAHFQPQRTLIVMRLDL from the coding sequence ATGTTGCATCTAATTTTGCCGCGAGAATCTTACCCGGACATGATTACCATCCTGCCTTCGCGCCAAAATGCCGGCAGGCACGGCGTGCGTCCCATCAATCTTCGTCAAGATACGCGCCAGATTCTGCAGTTGCTGGACCTGACCTTCTCCGCCGAACTGGACACGGAGAACCGCCGCGCCCTGCAGCGCAGTCTGACGATGGTCAGCCAACCCTGGTACCAGCCACTCGTGCCCGCGCCGGGCACGGCCATGCCCGGTTTCGTCTGGGAAGAAGCCGGACAAGTCGTGGGCAACGTTTCCATGATGGAAACGCGGCAGCCGGGACGCTTCATCATCGCCAACGTCGCCGTTCATCCCGATTGGCGGCGGCGCGGCATCGCCGCGGAGATGATGCAGGCCGCCCTCGACTATTTGCGGAATCGGCGCGCCCACGTTGTCGTCCTCCAGGTAAAGCAACACAACGCCCCCGCCAGAAACCTCTACCTCCGCCTCGGCTTTGCGGAAATAGGCGCCATCACCGGTTGGATGGCGGCATCTTCCCACATTCGCCCGCTGCCTCTCTACAGTGGCGGCCCCACCATCCGCGCCCTGCGTCGCCGCGAATGGCGCGCGGCCTACACGCTAGACGCCGCCAGTATGCCCGCCGACCTCCACTGGCCCGATCCACTGGCCGCCGATGCCTATAAAACAGGCTTTTGGCCCAGCTTGCGCGGCTTTTTCAATGGGCGTCAGGGCGAATACTGGGTTACCAGCAACAGCGAGGATCGGCTGACCGGTCTGGCCTCAATTATCAGCGAGTGGCAGCGCCCACACCTGCTTACCATTCGCGTCCACCCCGATAGCCGCGGCCAGTTGGAGCGACATCTACTGGCGAAACTGCTGCGCCGCCTGGACTATCTACCACAGCGGCGGGTACGTCTAGATCATCCGGCGGAAGATGCCCTGATGAATCAGATGTTACAAGAGGCGCATTTTCAACCGCAGCGTACGTTGATCGTCATGCGGCTCGATCTATGA
- a CDS encoding MFS transporter produces the protein MRSFMVMWVGQFVSLIGSAMTGFAIPIYIFGQTERVRELALLGLAFMLPLILVSPTAGALVDRSNRKFMMMISDLAAGMTTVAVLILVSLGRLEIWHLYITNAINGTFQAFQWPAYSAAISMMVPKEQYGRASGLMGLAENGSGIFAPLLAGALLAVIKLQGILLIDILTFIFAVGTLLFIHVPQPPRTVEGQEGQGSLLRESAYGFQYILKRPSLLGLQLIFLFGNFVASLAFTTLAAMILYRTNQDARIYGLVSSAGAAGGVVGGLIMSAWGGPKRRVHGVLFGWFLSGLVGMTLLGLGQAWPVWAVALFLGALLIPIINGSNQAIWQSKVAPDVQGRVFSVRRLIAWATNPLAQLAAIPLADAILEPAMREGGSLANTFGWLVGTGPGAGTALIFVFGGLIAAAIGLSGYLVPAIRNAESILPDHDQLERVAPAAVAAAE, from the coding sequence ATGAGAAGCTTCATGGTGATGTGGGTGGGCCAGTTCGTCTCCCTCATTGGCAGCGCCATGACGGGGTTCGCCATTCCCATCTACATTTTTGGCCAGACCGAGCGCGTACGCGAATTGGCCCTGCTAGGACTCGCCTTCATGCTGCCCCTGATCCTGGTCAGCCCAACTGCCGGCGCGTTGGTGGACCGCTCCAACCGCAAATTCATGATGATGATCAGCGATCTGGCCGCGGGCATGACCACCGTAGCCGTGCTGATATTGGTCTCCCTGGGGCGGTTGGAAATCTGGCACCTGTACATCACCAACGCCATTAACGGCACATTCCAGGCTTTCCAGTGGCCCGCCTACTCCGCCGCCATCAGCATGATGGTCCCCAAGGAGCAGTACGGGCGGGCCAGCGGCCTGATGGGATTGGCGGAAAATGGCTCCGGCATCTTCGCCCCGCTGCTGGCGGGCGCGCTGTTGGCCGTCATCAAACTGCAAGGCATCCTCCTTATCGACATCCTCACGTTTATTTTTGCCGTGGGGACGCTGCTGTTCATTCACGTACCGCAGCCGCCGCGCACCGTCGAGGGGCAGGAAGGCCAGGGCAGTTTGCTGCGCGAATCCGCCTATGGTTTCCAGTATATTCTGAAGCGACCCAGCCTGTTGGGGTTGCAGTTGATCTTCCTCTTTGGCAACTTCGTGGCTTCGCTGGCCTTTACGACGCTGGCCGCGATGATTTTGTATCGCACCAACCAGGATGCCCGGATTTACGGGCTGGTGTCGTCGGCGGGGGCGGCGGGCGGCGTCGTGGGCGGCTTGATCATGAGCGCGTGGGGCGGCCCCAAGCGGCGCGTGCATGGGGTGTTGTTCGGCTGGTTCCTCAGCGGTCTGGTGGGCATGACATTGTTAGGATTGGGTCAGGCCTGGCCAGTGTGGGCGGTGGCGCTGTTCCTGGGCGCGCTGCTGATTCCCATCATCAATGGGTCAAATCAGGCCATCTGGCAGTCAAAGGTGGCGCCTGACGTACAGGGACGGGTCTTCTCCGTGCGCCGCCTGATTGCCTGGGCCACGAATCCGCTGGCGCAGTTGGCGGCGATTCCCCTGGCGGACGCAATCCTGGAGCCGGCGATGCGCGAGGGGGGCAGCCTGGCAAACACGTTTGGTTGGCTGGTGGGCACGGGGCCGGGCGCGGGCACGGCGTTAATCTTCGTCTTTGGTGGCCTGATTGCCGCGGCCATTGGTCTGTCGGGGTATCTGGTGCCGGCAATTCGGAACGCGGAAAGCATTTTGCCGGACCATGACCAACTGGAGCGGGTGGCGCCGGCAGCGGTGGCGGCGGCGGAGTGA